Proteins from one Amycolatopsis benzoatilytica AK 16/65 genomic window:
- a CDS encoding zinc ribbon domain-containing protein — protein sequence MADVVPFTDNFQDLSNAQGYQFEFRCERCGNGYRSAFQRDAMETGRSMLRAVGSFFGGTLQQLSSSADQWKYDRATNSSAKDRALTSAVQEITPRFRQCRGCSDWMCADQCWNEEAGQCLHCSPSVAEEVSRAQAAAQRDQIWDQAREKNWTKDLDLDTRAKLTCPDCGTKINGGKFCTACGSSLSPIVHCGECGKESKAGAVFCADCGHRL from the coding sequence GTGGCTGATGTCGTGCCGTTCACGGACAACTTCCAGGACCTCTCCAACGCGCAGGGCTACCAGTTCGAATTCCGCTGCGAACGCTGCGGGAACGGGTACCGGTCGGCGTTCCAGCGTGACGCGATGGAAACCGGGCGCAGCATGCTGCGCGCCGTCGGCTCCTTCTTCGGCGGGACGCTGCAGCAGTTGAGCAGCTCCGCCGACCAGTGGAAGTACGACCGCGCAACGAATTCGTCGGCGAAAGATCGCGCGCTGACCTCGGCTGTCCAGGAGATCACCCCGCGCTTCCGGCAGTGCCGAGGCTGCAGCGACTGGATGTGCGCGGACCAATGCTGGAACGAGGAAGCAGGCCAGTGCCTGCACTGCTCGCCGAGCGTGGCCGAGGAAGTGTCGCGGGCGCAGGCCGCCGCGCAGCGCGACCAGATCTGGGACCAGGCCCGGGAGAAGAACTGGACCAAGGACCTGGACCTCGACACTCGGGCGAAGCTGACCTGCCCGGACTGCGGCACGAAGATCAATGGCGGCAAATTCTGCACCGCCTGTGGAAGTTCCCTCTCCCCGATCGTCCACTGTGGAGAGTGCGGCAAGGAGTCGAAGGCCGGTGCGGTGTTCTGCGCCGACTGCGGGCATCGGCTCTGA
- a CDS encoding GNAT family N-acetyltransferase translates to MEWTMAVTPPQHPEAAAILREYIDELASRYHDRPATPDEVDIALAHEPADDLVPPSGAFLLARRDGQLAGCVGVRLVQPGLSALTKVYVRPHHRGQGGGRLLVAAAEKAAKGLGAVRMQLDTRDDLVEARALYAAMGYAQVEAFNDDQYAEHWFSKDLS, encoded by the coding sequence GTGGAATGGACGATGGCCGTTACGCCGCCCCAACATCCGGAAGCCGCCGCGATCCTGCGGGAATACATCGACGAATTGGCGTCGCGCTACCATGACCGGCCGGCTACTCCGGACGAAGTGGACATCGCGCTCGCGCACGAACCGGCCGACGACCTGGTCCCGCCGTCCGGGGCGTTCCTCCTGGCCCGGCGCGACGGACAACTGGCCGGATGCGTGGGCGTGCGGCTGGTCCAGCCCGGACTGAGCGCGCTGACCAAGGTGTACGTGCGCCCACACCACCGCGGACAAGGCGGCGGCAGGCTGCTGGTCGCGGCCGCCGAGAAAGCCGCGAAGGGCCTCGGCGCGGTCCGGATGCAGCTGGACACACGCGACGACCTGGTCGAAGCCCGCGCCCTGTATGCCGCGATGGGATACGCGCAGGTCGAGGCATTCAACGACGACCAGTACGCCGAGCACTGGTTCTCAAAAGACCTCAGCTGA
- a CDS encoding YbaB/EbfC family nucleoid-associated protein — translation MSTEMDRLLAEFSKFQTKIEKAQAQFAKVADMQEEVAALEASATSADGTVTVVAGPSGSVRNIRLAADAYRVPPDALAATILTTLRQAVAAATVEQAEVVDAAVGNAFGLNTTERVLAAQAEARGTTPEAVQAQLPEPEPEPPAFDPEDVLRDDAQPAPPPPPVRRRPDPDERDDDYFDNDILGRDDRR, via the coding sequence ATGTCCACAGAGATGGATCGGCTGCTTGCCGAGTTCTCGAAGTTCCAAACCAAGATCGAGAAGGCGCAGGCGCAGTTCGCCAAGGTCGCCGACATGCAGGAGGAGGTGGCCGCGCTCGAAGCGTCGGCGACTTCCGCCGACGGCACGGTGACCGTGGTCGCCGGGCCGAGCGGGTCGGTCCGGAACATCCGGCTGGCCGCGGACGCCTACCGAGTGCCGCCGGACGCGCTGGCCGCGACCATCCTGACCACGCTGCGGCAGGCCGTCGCCGCGGCGACCGTCGAGCAGGCCGAAGTGGTCGACGCGGCGGTCGGCAACGCCTTCGGGCTGAACACGACCGAGCGCGTGCTGGCCGCGCAGGCCGAAGCCCGCGGCACCACGCCCGAGGCCGTCCAGGCGCAGCTGCCCGAACCGGAACCGGAGCCGCCGGCCTTCGACCCCGAGGACGTTCTCCGCGACGACGCGCAGCCGGCTCCCCCGCCCCCGCCGGTGCGCCGCCGCCCGGATCCGGACGAGCGGGACGACGACTACTTCGACAACGACATCCTCGGCCGGGACGACCGCCGATGA
- a CDS encoding ADP-ribosylglycohydrolase family protein, with protein MNSELALASLRGLAIGDGFGERLSRPGDHPDLTARTLPDGPWLWTDDTEMACSVYAVLRRHGYVDQEALAASFAERYDTGIDRGYGPGTERLLVQLRRGSSWRELADRDGRGGSWGNGGAMRVAPLGAFFGADLPRVLLEAERSAVVTHAHLEGVAGAVAVAVAASLRAVRPRLGGAELLEGVLPFVPPGLVRDGLAKAARVMGEPAEVAASELGAGQRMSAQDTVPLALWVAASFSGSFEDALWTVVRVADDVDTVGAMVGGVLAAGEHEVPAEWGRRAEPLPGWVLG; from the coding sequence GTGAATTCGGAACTCGCACTGGCGAGCCTGCGCGGCCTGGCGATCGGCGACGGGTTCGGCGAGCGGTTGTCGCGGCCCGGGGACCATCCGGACCTGACTGCGCGGACGCTGCCGGACGGGCCGTGGTTGTGGACCGACGACACGGAGATGGCCTGTTCTGTCTACGCGGTGCTGCGCCGGCACGGGTACGTCGACCAGGAGGCGCTGGCGGCGTCGTTCGCGGAGCGCTACGACACGGGAATCGACCGGGGGTACGGACCGGGGACCGAGCGGTTGCTGGTCCAGCTGAGGCGCGGGTCGTCGTGGCGGGAGTTGGCGGACCGGGACGGACGAGGCGGGTCGTGGGGCAACGGCGGGGCGATGCGGGTGGCGCCGCTGGGGGCGTTCTTCGGGGCGGATCTGCCTCGGGTCCTGCTGGAAGCCGAGCGCTCGGCGGTGGTGACGCATGCGCATCTGGAGGGCGTGGCCGGGGCGGTGGCGGTCGCGGTGGCCGCGTCGCTGCGGGCGGTGCGGCCCCGGCTGGGCGGGGCGGAGCTGCTGGAGGGGGTGCTGCCGTTCGTGCCGCCAGGGTTGGTGCGGGACGGGCTGGCGAAGGCGGCGCGGGTGATGGGGGAGCCGGCGGAGGTCGCCGCGAGCGAGCTGGGGGCGGGGCAGCGGATGTCGGCGCAGGACACAGTGCCGTTGGCGTTGTGGGTGGCTGCTTCGTTCTCCGGGAGCTTCGAAGACGCGTTGTGGACGGTCGTGCGGGTAGCCGACGACGTGGACACGGTAGGGGCGATGGTGGGCGGAGTGCTGGCGGCGGGGGAGCACGAGGTGCCAGCGGAGTGGGGGCGGCGGGCGGAGCCGTTGCCCGGGTGGGTTCTCGGGTGA
- a CDS encoding DNA-directed RNA polymerase subunit beta, with product MAVSPANQATAATTSVESRAQATGIPGAPKRVSFAKIREPLSTPNLLDVQIQSFQWFTGDEAWFERRVNEGEESPVGGLEEVLNEISPIEDFSGSMSLSFSAPRFDEVKASIEECKDKDMTYAAPLFVTAEFVNNNTGEIKSQTVFLGDFPVMTDKGTFIINGTERVVVSQLVRSPGVYFDSSVDKTTDKDVFSVRVIPSRGAWLEFDVDKRDTVGVRIDRKRRQPVTVLLKALGWTTEAIRERFSFSETLLATLEKDHTAGTDEALLDIYRKLRPGEPPTKESAQTLLENLFFKPKRYDLAKVGRYKTNKKLGLDTPYETGTLTEEDIVSAIEYLVRLHAGEDKMTSSAGVEVPVETDDIDHFGNRRLRTVGELIQNQIRVGLSRTERVVRERMTTQDVEAITPQTLINIRPIGAAIKEFFGTSQLSQFMDQNNPLSGLTHKRRLSALGPGGLSRERAGMEVRDVHPSHYGRMCPIETPEGPNIGLIGSLCSYARVNPFGFIETPYRKVVEGQVTDQVDYLTADEEDRYVKAQANAPLTDDGHFVEGKVLGRRKGGEVELIDPLEIDYMDVSPRQMVSVATAMIPFLEHDDANRALMGANMQRQAVPLLRNQAPYVGTGVELRAAVDAGDVLVAEQAGVVEELSADIITIMHDDGTRKSYGLYKFRRSNHGTCFNHRPIVNEGDRVEQGQVIADGPSTENGEMALGKNLLVAVMPWEGHNYEDAIILSERLVQDDVLTSIHIEEHEIDARDTKLGAEEITRDIPNVSEEVLADLDERGIIRIGAEVRDGDILVGKVTPKGETELTPEERLLRAIFGEKAREVRDTSLKVPHGETGKVIGIRVFSREDDDELPPGVNELVRVYVAQKRKIQPGDKLAGRHGNKGVIGKILPVEDMPFMEDGTPVDIILNTHGVPRRMNIGQILELHLGWLASQGWTIEGNPDWAKNLSEELYDVAPNTNTATPVFDGAKEEELTGLLGATKPNRDGERMVKENGKATLFDGRSGEPYPYPVSVGYMYILKLHHLVDDKIHARSTGPYSMITQQPLGGKAQFGGQRFGEMECWAMQAYGAAYTLQELLTIKSDDVVGRVKVYEAIVKGENIPEPGIPESFKVLLKELQSLCLNVEVLSSDGAAIEMRDSDDEDLERAAANLGINLSRNESPSVDDVVH from the coding sequence TTGGCAGTCTCTCCCGCGAACCAGGCCACTGCTGCGACCACCTCGGTAGAATCCCGCGCGCAGGCCACGGGAATCCCCGGAGCGCCCAAGCGGGTCTCCTTCGCAAAGATCCGCGAACCTCTTTCCACCCCGAACCTGCTGGACGTGCAGATCCAGTCGTTCCAGTGGTTCACCGGCGACGAGGCGTGGTTCGAGCGCCGCGTCAACGAAGGCGAAGAGAGCCCGGTCGGCGGCCTGGAAGAGGTCCTCAACGAGATCTCGCCGATCGAAGACTTCTCCGGCTCGATGTCCCTGTCCTTCTCCGCTCCGCGCTTCGACGAGGTCAAGGCCTCGATCGAGGAGTGCAAGGACAAGGACATGACGTACGCGGCCCCGCTGTTCGTCACCGCCGAGTTCGTCAACAACAACACTGGCGAGATCAAGAGCCAGACGGTCTTCCTGGGCGACTTCCCGGTCATGACCGACAAGGGCACCTTCATCATCAACGGCACCGAGCGGGTCGTCGTGTCCCAGCTGGTGCGTTCTCCGGGCGTGTACTTCGACAGCAGTGTCGACAAGACGACCGACAAGGACGTCTTCAGCGTGCGCGTCATCCCGAGCCGCGGCGCGTGGCTCGAGTTCGACGTCGACAAGCGCGACACCGTCGGCGTGCGCATCGACCGCAAGCGCCGCCAGCCGGTCACCGTGCTGCTGAAGGCGCTCGGCTGGACCACCGAGGCGATCCGCGAGCGCTTCTCCTTCTCCGAGACGCTGCTGGCCACCCTCGAGAAGGACCACACCGCCGGCACCGACGAGGCGCTGCTCGACATCTACCGCAAGCTCCGTCCGGGCGAACCGCCCACGAAGGAGAGCGCGCAGACGCTGCTGGAGAACCTGTTCTTCAAGCCGAAGCGCTACGACCTGGCCAAGGTCGGCCGGTACAAGACGAACAAGAAGCTGGGCCTCGACACCCCGTACGAGACCGGCACGCTGACCGAAGAGGACATCGTCTCGGCCATCGAGTACCTGGTCCGGCTGCACGCCGGCGAGGACAAGATGACCAGCTCGGCAGGCGTCGAGGTGCCGGTCGAGACCGACGACATCGACCACTTCGGCAACCGTCGCCTGCGCACCGTCGGCGAGCTGATCCAGAACCAGATCCGGGTCGGCCTCTCCCGCACCGAGCGCGTCGTGCGCGAGCGCATGACCACGCAGGACGTCGAGGCGATCACGCCGCAGACCCTGATCAACATCCGCCCGATCGGCGCGGCGATCAAGGAGTTCTTCGGCACCTCGCAGCTGTCGCAGTTCATGGACCAGAACAACCCGCTGTCGGGCCTGACGCACAAGCGTCGTCTTTCGGCTCTCGGCCCGGGCGGTCTGTCCCGTGAGCGCGCCGGCATGGAGGTCCGCGACGTCCACCCGTCGCACTACGGCCGGATGTGCCCGATCGAGACGCCGGAAGGCCCGAACATCGGCCTGATCGGCTCGCTCTGCTCCTACGCGCGGGTCAACCCGTTCGGCTTCATCGAGACGCCCTACCGCAAGGTCGTCGAGGGTCAGGTCACCGACCAGGTCGACTACCTGACCGCGGACGAGGAAGACCGTTACGTCAAGGCGCAGGCCAACGCGCCGCTCACCGACGACGGCCACTTCGTCGAGGGCAAGGTCCTCGGCCGGCGCAAGGGCGGCGAGGTCGAGCTGATCGACCCGCTCGAGATCGACTACATGGACGTGTCGCCGCGGCAGATGGTCTCCGTCGCCACCGCGATGATCCCGTTCCTCGAGCACGACGACGCGAACCGCGCGCTGATGGGCGCGAACATGCAGCGCCAGGCTGTTCCGCTGCTGCGCAACCAGGCGCCGTACGTGGGCACCGGCGTGGAGCTGCGCGCCGCGGTCGACGCCGGGGACGTCCTGGTCGCCGAGCAGGCCGGCGTGGTCGAGGAGCTGTCCGCGGACATCATCACGATCATGCACGACGACGGCACGCGGAAGAGCTACGGACTGTACAAGTTCCGCCGCTCCAACCACGGCACGTGCTTCAACCACCGGCCGATCGTGAACGAGGGCGACCGGGTCGAGCAGGGCCAGGTCATCGCCGACGGCCCGTCCACCGAGAACGGTGAGATGGCGCTCGGCAAGAACCTCCTCGTCGCGGTCATGCCGTGGGAGGGCCACAACTACGAGGACGCGATCATCCTCTCCGAGCGCCTGGTGCAGGACGACGTGCTGACGTCGATCCACATCGAGGAGCACGAGATCGACGCCCGCGACACCAAGCTGGGCGCCGAGGAGATCACCCGGGACATCCCGAACGTCTCCGAGGAGGTCCTGGCCGACCTCGACGAACGCGGCATCATCCGGATCGGTGCCGAGGTTCGCGACGGCGACATCCTGGTCGGCAAGGTCACGCCGAAGGGCGAGACCGAGCTGACCCCGGAGGAGCGGCTGCTCCGCGCGATCTTCGGCGAGAAGGCGCGCGAGGTCCGCGACACCTCGCTGAAGGTGCCGCACGGCGAGACCGGCAAGGTCATCGGCATCCGGGTGTTCTCCCGCGAGGACGACGACGAGCTGCCCCCGGGCGTCAACGAGCTGGTCCGCGTCTACGTGGCCCAGAAGCGCAAGATCCAGCCGGGCGACAAGCTCGCCGGCCGGCACGGCAACAAGGGTGTCATCGGCAAGATCCTGCCGGTCGAGGACATGCCGTTCATGGAGGACGGCACCCCGGTCGACATCATCCTGAACACCCACGGTGTGCCGCGACGGATGAACATCGGTCAGATCCTCGAGCTGCACCTCGGCTGGCTGGCCTCGCAGGGCTGGACGATCGAGGGCAACCCGGACTGGGCGAAGAACCTGTCCGAGGAGCTCTACGACGTCGCGCCGAACACGAACACCGCCACCCCGGTGTTCGACGGCGCGAAGGAAGAGGAGCTCACCGGGCTGCTGGGCGCGACCAAGCCGAACCGCGACGGCGAGCGGATGGTCAAGGAGAACGGCAAGGCCACGCTGTTCGACGGCCGCTCCGGCGAGCCGTACCCGTACCCGGTGTCGGTCGGCTACATGTACATCCTGAAACTGCACCACCTGGTCGACGACAAGATCCACGCCCGCTCCACCGGCCCGTACTCGATGATCACCCAGCAGCCGCTGGGCGGTAAGGCGCAGTTCGGCGGCCAGCGCTTCGGCGAGATGGAGTGCTGGGCGATGCAGGCCTACGGCGCGGCCTACACGCTGCAGGAACTGCTGACGATCAAGTCGGACGACGTGGTCGGCCGCGTCAAGGTGTACGAGGCGATCGTCAAGGGGGAGAACATCCCCGAGCCGGGCATCCCGGAGTCGTTCAAGGTGCTCCTCAAGGAGCTCCAGTCGCTGTGCCTCAACGTCGAGGTGCTCTCCAGCGACGGTGCGGCGATCGAGATGCGCGACTCCGACGACGAGGACCTCGAGCGCGCCGCGGCGAACCTCGGCATCAACCTGTCCCGCAACGAGTCGCCCTCGGTGGACGACGTCGTGCACTGA
- a CDS encoding type VII secretion target, producing the protein MSFKTNVATLRTYGTDLGHYKEEAGKFGNLINTADVGDKSWGLIGLVAKQMYTGKLDELRQLLEAMKAGTDALTDKMGKAAEIYETQEKEVADALDKIGTAIESENWAGNGG; encoded by the coding sequence ATGAGCTTCAAGACGAACGTCGCCACCCTGCGCACCTACGGAACCGACCTCGGCCATTACAAGGAAGAGGCCGGGAAGTTCGGGAACCTGATCAACACCGCGGACGTCGGCGACAAGTCCTGGGGCCTGATCGGCTTGGTCGCGAAGCAGATGTACACCGGCAAGCTGGACGAGCTCCGCCAGTTGCTGGAGGCGATGAAGGCCGGTACCGACGCGCTCACCGACAAGATGGGCAAGGCCGCGGAGATCTACGAAACGCAGGAAAAGGAAGTCGCTGACGCCCTGGACAAGATCGGCACGGCGATCGAGAGCGAGAACTGGGCAGGCAACGGTGGCTGA
- a CDS encoding DNA-directed RNA polymerase subunit beta' — protein sequence MLDVNFFDELRIGLATADDIRQWSFGEVKKPETINYRTLKPEKDGLFCEKIFGPTRDWECYCGKYKRVRFKGIICERCGVEVTRAKVRRERMGHIELAAPVTHIWYFKGVPSRLGYLLDLAPKDLEKIIYFAAYVITGVNTELRHTDLPTLENEIGVERKNLETKRDADIEARAQKLEADLAELEAEGAKSDVRRKVKEGGEREMRQLRDRAGRELDRLEEVWTTFTKLDTRQLIADELLYRELVDRYGEYFTGGMGAEAIQKLAAEFDVAAEADNLRDTIRNGKGQKKLRALKRLKVVAAFQATGNDPRGMVLDAVPVIPPDLRPMVQLDGGRFATSDLNDLYRRVINRNNRLKRLIDLGAPEIIVNNEKRMLQEAVDALFDNGRRGRPVTGPGNRPLKSLSDLLKGKQGRFRQNLLGKRVDYSGRSVIIVGPQLKLHQCGLPKDMALELFKPFVMKRLVDLNHAQNIKSAKRMVERSRPQVWDVLEEVITGHPVMLNRAPTLHRLGIQAFEPQLVEGKAIQLHPLVCEAFNADFDGDQMAVHLPLSAEAQAEARILMLSANNILSPASGRPLAMPRLDMVTGLFHLTRLNENAEGAGNAYSSPAEAIMAFDRKALSLHAPIKIRVRDRQPAKADEARLAEAGWEPGKTWLAETTLGRVLFNDLLPADYPFINEPMPKKRQAAIVNDLAERYSMTQVAQTLDKLKDAGFYWATRSGVTVAISDVLTPVGKKAILDEYEGKADQVEKRYQRGQLSHAERNNELVKVWTQATEEVHKIMETALPDDNPIAMIVKSGAAGNMTQVRSLAGMRGLVSNPKGEYIPRPIKANFREGLSVAEYFIATHGARKGLADTALRTADSGYLTRRLVDVSQDVIVREVDCGTMRGINMPIGEDLGDGKVVRDQHVETSVYARNLATDAVDAKGNVVLNAGDDIGDPALDKLISSGITKVKVRSVLTCESAVGVCATCYGRSMATGQLVDVGEAVGIVAAQSIGEPGTQLTMRTFHQGGVAGDDITTGLPRVTELFEARVPKGKAPIADVDGRVRIEESERFWKITLIPDDGSEEIVFDKLSKRQRLANTPNGPLGDGDHVAVGQQLLEGTPDPHEVLRVMGPREAQMHLTDEVQKVYRAQGVSIHDKHIEVIVRQMLRRVTIIDSGATDFLPGELPERTKFEATNRAAVAEGGEPASGRPVLMGITKASLTTDSWLSAASFQETTRVLTDAAINGRSDKLVGLKENVIIGKLIPAGTGINKYRNIQVQPTEEARVAAYAIPSYDDGYYTPDVFGSGTGAAVPLDDYDFGRDFR from the coding sequence GTGCTGGACGTCAACTTCTTCGATGAGCTCCGGATTGGTCTCGCCACCGCCGACGACATCCGTCAGTGGTCCTTCGGCGAGGTCAAGAAGCCGGAGACCATCAACTACCGGACCCTGAAGCCGGAGAAGGACGGGCTCTTCTGCGAGAAGATCTTCGGTCCGACCCGGGACTGGGAGTGCTACTGCGGCAAGTACAAGCGCGTCCGGTTCAAGGGCATCATCTGCGAGCGCTGCGGCGTCGAGGTCACTCGCGCCAAGGTGCGTCGTGAGCGGATGGGCCACATCGAGCTGGCCGCGCCGGTCACTCACATCTGGTACTTCAAGGGCGTTCCGTCGCGCCTGGGCTACCTGCTGGACCTGGCGCCCAAGGACCTCGAGAAGATCATCTACTTCGCGGCCTACGTGATCACCGGCGTGAACACCGAGCTGCGGCACACCGACCTGCCGACGCTGGAGAACGAGATCGGCGTCGAGCGCAAGAACCTCGAGACCAAGCGCGACGCGGACATCGAGGCCCGTGCGCAGAAGCTGGAAGCCGACCTGGCCGAGCTGGAGGCGGAGGGCGCCAAGTCCGACGTCCGGCGCAAGGTCAAGGAAGGCGGCGAGCGCGAGATGCGCCAGCTGCGCGACCGCGCCGGCCGCGAGCTGGACCGTCTCGAGGAGGTCTGGACGACCTTCACGAAGCTCGACACCCGTCAGCTGATCGCCGACGAGCTGCTCTACCGCGAGCTGGTCGACCGCTACGGCGAGTACTTCACCGGCGGCATGGGCGCGGAGGCCATCCAGAAGCTGGCCGCCGAGTTCGACGTCGCCGCGGAGGCGGACAACCTGCGCGACACCATCCGCAACGGCAAGGGGCAGAAGAAGCTCCGCGCGCTGAAGCGGCTCAAGGTCGTCGCCGCGTTCCAGGCGACCGGCAACGACCCGCGCGGCATGGTGCTCGACGCCGTCCCGGTCATCCCGCCGGACCTGCGCCCGATGGTGCAGCTGGACGGTGGCCGCTTCGCCACGTCGGACCTGAACGACCTGTACCGCCGCGTGATCAACCGGAACAACCGGCTCAAGCGGCTGATCGACCTCGGTGCGCCCGAGATCATCGTCAACAACGAGAAGCGGATGCTGCAGGAGGCCGTCGACGCGCTGTTCGACAACGGCCGCCGCGGCCGTCCGGTCACCGGCCCGGGCAACCGGCCGCTGAAGTCGCTGTCCGACCTGCTCAAGGGCAAGCAGGGCCGGTTCCGCCAGAACCTGCTCGGCAAGCGCGTCGACTACTCCGGCCGTTCGGTCATCATCGTCGGCCCGCAGCTGAAGCTGCACCAGTGCGGTCTGCCGAAGGACATGGCGCTCGAGCTGTTCAAGCCGTTCGTCATGAAGCGGCTGGTCGACCTGAACCACGCGCAGAACATCAAGTCCGCCAAGCGGATGGTGGAGCGCTCGCGGCCGCAGGTGTGGGACGTGCTGGAAGAGGTCATCACCGGCCACCCGGTGATGCTGAACCGGGCGCCGACCCTGCACCGGCTGGGCATCCAGGCCTTCGAGCCGCAGCTGGTCGAAGGCAAGGCCATCCAGCTGCACCCGCTGGTCTGTGAAGCGTTCAACGCGGACTTCGACGGCGACCAGATGGCGGTGCACCTGCCGCTGTCGGCCGAGGCGCAGGCCGAGGCCCGGATCCTGATGCTGTCGGCGAACAACATCCTGTCGCCGGCGTCGGGCCGTCCGCTCGCCATGCCGCGTCTGGACATGGTCACCGGTCTGTTCCACCTGACCCGCCTGAACGAGAACGCCGAGGGCGCGGGCAACGCGTACTCGTCGCCGGCCGAGGCGATCATGGCCTTCGACCGCAAGGCGCTGAGCCTGCACGCCCCGATCAAGATCCGCGTGCGGGACCGGCAGCCTGCCAAGGCCGACGAGGCGCGGCTGGCCGAGGCGGGCTGGGAACCGGGCAAGACCTGGCTGGCGGAAACCACCCTGGGCCGGGTCCTGTTCAACGACCTGCTGCCGGCGGACTACCCGTTCATCAACGAGCCGATGCCGAAGAAGCGGCAGGCGGCCATCGTGAACGACCTCGCCGAGCGGTACTCGATGACGCAGGTCGCGCAGACGCTGGACAAGCTCAAGGACGCCGGCTTCTACTGGGCGACCCGCTCGGGCGTCACGGTCGCGATCTCGGACGTGCTGACCCCGGTCGGCAAGAAGGCCATCCTCGACGAGTACGAGGGCAAGGCCGACCAGGTCGAGAAGCGGTACCAGCGCGGTCAGCTGTCGCACGCCGAGCGCAACAACGAGCTCGTCAAGGTGTGGACGCAGGCGACCGAAGAGGTCCACAAGATCATGGAGACGGCGCTGCCGGACGACAACCCGATCGCGATGATCGTGAAGTCGGGCGCGGCGGGCAACATGACGCAGGTCCGGTCGCTGGCCGGCATGCGTGGCCTGGTGTCGAACCCGAAGGGCGAGTACATCCCGCGTCCGATCAAGGCGAACTTCCGTGAGGGCCTGTCGGTGGCGGAGTACTTCATCGCCACCCACGGTGCCCGGAAGGGTCTGGCGGACACGGCGCTGCGTACCGCCGACTCGGGTTACCTGACCCGGCGTCTGGTGGACGTCTCGCAGGACGTCATCGTCCGCGAGGTCGACTGCGGCACCATGCGCGGCATCAACATGCCGATCGGCGAGGACCTCGGCGACGGCAAGGTCGTGCGCGACCAGCACGTCGAGACCAGCGTGTACGCGCGGAACCTCGCGACGGACGCGGTGGACGCCAAGGGCAACGTCGTGCTGAACGCGGGCGACGACATCGGCGACCCGGCGCTGGACAAGCTCATCTCCAGCGGCATCACCAAGGTCAAGGTCCGCTCGGTGCTGACCTGCGAGTCGGCGGTCGGCGTGTGCGCGACCTGCTACGGCCGCTCGATGGCGACCGGCCAGCTGGTCGACGTCGGCGAGGCCGTCGGCATCGTCGCCGCCCAGTCGATCGGTGAGCCGGGCACGCAGCTGACGATGCGTACCTTCCACCAGGGTGGTGTCGCCGGTGACGACATCACGACCGGTCTGCCCCGTGTCACCGAGCTTTTCGAGGCTCGCGTGCCGAAGGGCAAGGCGCCGATCGCGGACGTCGACGGCCGGGTGCGGATCGAGGAGAGCGAGCGGTTCTGGAAGATCACCCTGATCCCGGACGACGGGTCGGAGGAGATCGTCTTCGACAAGCTGTCCAAGCGGCAGCGGCTCGCCAACACCCCGAACGGCCCGCTGGGCGACGGCGACCACGTCGCGGTTGGCCAGCAGCTGCTCGAAGGCACGCCGGACCCGCACGAGGTCCTGCGTGTCATGGGCCCGCGCGAGGCGCAGATGCACCTCACCGACGAGGTCCAGAAGGTGTACCGGGCGCAGGGTGTGTCGATCCACGACAAGCACATCGAGGTCATCGTGCGGCAGATGCTGCGCCGCGTGACGATCATCGACTCCGGGGCCACCGACTTCCTGCCGGGCGAACTGCCCGAGCGGACGAAGTTCGAGGCCACGAACCGGGCCGCGGTCGCCGAGGGCGGCGAGCCGGCTTCGGGTCGCCCGGTGCTGATGGGCATCACCAAGGCGTCGCTGACCACGGACTCGTGGCTGTCGGCGGCTTCGTTCCAGGAGACCACGCGCGTTCTGACCGACGCGGCCATCAACGGCCGTTCGGACAAGCTCGTGGGCCTCAAGGAGAACGTCATCATCGGTAAGCTCATCCCGGCCGGTACCGGTATCAACAAGTACCGGAACATCCAGGTGCAGCCGACCGAAGAGGCGCGGGTCGCGGCGTACGCGATCCCGTCCTACGACGACGGCTACTACACCCCGGACGTGTTCGGTTCGGGCACCGGTGCCGCGGTTCCGCTGGACGACTACGACTTCGGTCGCGACTTCCGCTGA
- a CDS encoding YbaB/EbfC family nucleoid-associated protein produces MSAEFDRLVAEFDKFQSKLQRVDDQFAGIAQMQEELGALEAKATSPDQSITVIAGPGGTIKDIRVTDAALSQGGAALSGTLMTTLQQAVAASARQQAVLVDQHLGNSLQLTEQVLATQAELLGTDVEELRAAVEQREASTRQRAEEEQHEDYSERELLADPEDKAPPPPPSTARSAGDDFLKNLFDDEEYR; encoded by the coding sequence ATGTCAGCGGAGTTCGATCGGCTGGTCGCGGAGTTCGACAAGTTCCAATCGAAGTTGCAGCGGGTGGACGACCAGTTCGCCGGTATCGCGCAGATGCAGGAGGAGCTGGGCGCGCTCGAAGCGAAGGCGACCTCGCCGGATCAGTCGATCACCGTGATCGCCGGCCCGGGCGGGACGATCAAGGACATCCGGGTCACCGATGCCGCGTTGAGCCAAGGCGGAGCGGCACTGTCCGGGACGTTGATGACGACCCTGCAGCAAGCGGTCGCCGCGTCCGCGCGGCAGCAGGCCGTGCTGGTGGATCAGCACCTGGGCAACTCGTTGCAGCTCACCGAGCAGGTGCTGGCGACGCAGGCCGAACTGCTCGGGACCGACGTGGAGGAGTTGCGCGCCGCCGTCGAGCAGCGCGAGGCGTCGACCCGGCAGCGCGCCGAAGAGGAACAGCACGAGGACTACTCCGAACGCGAACTGCTGGCCGATCCGGAGGACAAGGCCCCGCCGCCGCCCCCGTCCACAGCGCGTTCGGCCGGGGACGACTTCCTGAAGAACCTGTTCGACGACGAGGAGTACCGCTGA